The following proteins are co-located in the Nocardioides piscis genome:
- a CDS encoding aconitate hydratase, with the protein MASQDSFGAKSSLDVDGKSYEIFRLDKVVGEGLDVESLPFSLKVLLENLLRTEDGADITADDIKALAGWDETADPDKEIQFTPARVIMQDFTGVPCVVDLATMREAMAELGGDATKINPLAPAEMVIDHSVIADVFGTPEAFERNVEIEYERNRERYQFLRWGQGAFDDFKVVPPGTGIVHQVNIEHLARTVFTREVDGEVLAYPDTCVGTDSHTTMVNGIGVVGWGVGGIEAEAAMLGQPVSMLIPRVVGFKLNGDLPEGATATDLVLTITEMLREHGVVGKFVEFYGPGVSVLPLANRATIGNMSPEFGSTIAVFPIDEQTIDYLRLTGRPDEQLALVETYAKEQGLWHDPSAEPRYSEKLELDLATVVPSLAGPKRPQDRVSLSDAKEAFRTSLADYVSEGETGGEDRKPGVPSNEQPEGVESKVDEASAESFPSSDAPASNGGAGGGNGKGVPDNWHDHAAAAADGRPSNKAQVTLADGTEFELDHGAVTIAAITSCTNTSNPSVMIGAALLAKKAVEKGLQRKPWVKTTLAPGSKVVSDYYEKSGLTPYLDKLGFNLVGYGCTTCIGNSGPLIPEVSQAVNDNDLAVVSVLSGNRNFEGRINPDIKMNYLASPPLVVAYALAGSMDVDLFNDPLGQDQDGNDVFMRDIWPSAKEIEDVVAQAINSEMFDSSYEDVFAGDEQWRSLQTPEGNTFEWDEESTYVRRPPTSTGCRRSRPRSRTSPAPGSCSSWATRSRPTTSAPPAPSRRTARPVATSPSTASSSATSTPTARVAAITRS; encoded by the coding sequence ATGGCCAGTCAGGACAGCTTCGGCGCCAAGAGCAGCCTCGATGTGGACGGGAAGTCCTACGAGATCTTCCGCCTCGACAAGGTGGTGGGGGAGGGACTCGACGTCGAGTCGCTGCCATTCAGCCTCAAGGTGCTCCTGGAGAACCTCCTGCGCACCGAGGACGGTGCAGACATCACCGCCGACGACATCAAGGCGCTGGCCGGGTGGGACGAGACGGCCGACCCCGACAAGGAGATCCAGTTCACGCCGGCGCGCGTGATCATGCAGGACTTCACGGGCGTGCCCTGCGTCGTCGACCTCGCCACCATGCGCGAGGCGATGGCCGAGCTGGGTGGCGACGCGACCAAGATCAACCCGCTCGCACCCGCCGAGATGGTCATCGACCACTCCGTCATCGCCGACGTCTTCGGCACGCCCGAGGCCTTCGAGCGCAACGTCGAGATCGAGTACGAGCGCAACCGCGAGCGCTACCAGTTCCTGCGGTGGGGCCAGGGCGCCTTCGACGACTTCAAGGTCGTCCCGCCCGGCACCGGCATCGTCCACCAGGTGAACATCGAGCACCTCGCCCGCACCGTGTTCACGCGCGAGGTCGACGGCGAGGTGCTGGCCTACCCCGACACCTGCGTCGGCACCGACTCCCACACCACGATGGTCAACGGCATCGGTGTCGTGGGCTGGGGCGTGGGCGGCATCGAGGCCGAGGCAGCCATGCTCGGCCAGCCGGTCTCCATGCTGATCCCGCGGGTCGTGGGCTTCAAGCTCAACGGCGACCTGCCCGAGGGTGCGACCGCCACCGACCTGGTGCTCACCATCACCGAGATGCTCCGCGAGCACGGTGTGGTCGGCAAGTTCGTCGAGTTCTACGGCCCCGGCGTCTCGGTGCTCCCGCTGGCCAATCGCGCCACCATCGGCAACATGAGCCCCGAGTTCGGCTCGACCATCGCCGTCTTCCCGATCGACGAGCAGACCATCGACTACCTCCGCCTCACCGGGCGCCCTGACGAGCAGCTCGCTCTCGTCGAGACCTATGCCAAGGAGCAGGGCCTGTGGCACGACCCGAGTGCTGAACCGCGCTACAGCGAGAAGCTCGAGCTCGATCTCGCCACCGTCGTCCCGTCCCTGGCCGGCCCCAAGCGTCCCCAGGACCGGGTGTCCCTCTCGGACGCGAAGGAGGCCTTCCGTACGTCGCTCGCCGACTATGTCAGCGAGGGTGAGACCGGCGGCGAGGACCGCAAGCCCGGTGTCCCCTCCAACGAGCAGCCCGAGGGCGTCGAGTCCAAGGTGGACGAGGCGTCTGCGGAGTCCTTCCCCTCCAGCGACGCCCCCGCCTCCAACGGCGGCGCCGGTGGCGGCAACGGCAAGGGCGTGCCGGACAACTGGCACGACCACGCCGCAGCAGCTGCCGATGGTCGCCCCAGCAACAAGGCCCAGGTCACCCTCGCCGACGGCACCGAGTTCGAGCTCGACCACGGCGCGGTGACGATCGCCGCGATCACGTCGTGCACCAACACCTCCAACCCGTCGGTGATGATCGGGGCTGCCCTGCTCGCCAAGAAGGCGGTCGAGAAGGGCCTGCAGCGCAAGCCATGGGTCAAGACGACGCTGGCACCCGGCTCCAAGGTCGTGTCCGACTACTACGAGAAGTCCGGGCTGACTCCCTACCTCGACAAGCTGGGCTTCAACCTCGTCGGCTATGGCTGCACGACGTGCATCGGCAACTCGGGGCCGTTGATCCCCGAGGTCAGCCAGGCGGTCAACGACAACGACCTCGCGGTCGTCTCGGTGCTGTCCGGCAACCGCAACTTCGAGGGCCGCATCAACCCCGACATCAAGATGAACTACCTCGCATCCCCGCCCCTGGTCGTGGCCTACGCCCTGGCCGGCTCGATGGACGTCGACCTGTTCAACGACCCCCTGGGCCAGGACCAGGACGGCAACGACGTCTTCATGCGCGACATCTGGCCCTCGGCCAAGGAGATCGAGGACGTGGTCGCCCAGGCGATCAACTCCGAGATGTTCGACTCCAGCTATGAGGACGTGTTCGCGGGCGACGAGCAGTGGCGTTCACTGCAGACGCCCGAGGGCAACACCTTCGAGTGGGACGAGGAGTCGACCTACGTCCGCAGGCCCCCTACTTCGACGGGATGCCGAAGGAGCCGACCCCGGTCGAGGACATCGCCGGCGCCCGGGTCCTGCTCAAGCTGGGCGACTCGGTCACGACCGACCACATCAGCCCCGCCGGCGCCATCAAGAAGGACAGCCCGGCCGGTCGCTACCTCGCCGAGCACGGCGTCGAGCAGCGCGACTTCAACTCCTACGGCTCGCGTCGCGGCAATCACGAGGTCATGA
- a CDS encoding thiamine-binding protein: MLVAFSISPTSTDPTGSVTEAVAAAVRVVRESGLPNETTSMFTTIEGEWDEVMAVVKRAVDVVAEVSPRVGLVLKADIRPGFEGQLSAKVERVESALRS, encoded by the coding sequence ATGCTCGTTGCCTTCTCCATCTCCCCGACCTCCACCGACCCGACCGGGTCGGTCACCGAGGCGGTCGCTGCCGCAGTCCGGGTGGTGCGGGAGTCCGGACTGCCCAACGAGACGACGTCGATGTTCACGACTATCGAGGGGGAGTGGGACGAGGTCATGGCCGTCGTGAAACGGGCCGTCGACGTCGTGGCCGAGGTCTCGCCCCGCGTCGGACTGGTGCTCAAGGCCGACATCCGACCGGGCTTCGAGGGCCAGCTGAGCGCCAAGGTCGAGCGCGTCGAGTCAGCGCTGCGCTCGTGA
- a CDS encoding DUF3105 domain-containing protein, with translation MSETAPLPEPTRPGRFVLAAAVTMALALVAAALLVPRLVHSLEPPDLDEVAVHDGLPLDHVSGDVDYPVTPPVGGPHAQRWLECGVYDEEVPPENAVHALEHGTVWITHEPGLGSGDVARLVDQLPEEGILSPYDGLPGPVVVTVWGRQLVLDGADDERLGLFLAEYGDGHTAPEPMASCHGGVDADGGTARPA, from the coding sequence GTGAGCGAGACAGCTCCACTCCCTGAGCCGACCAGGCCCGGCCGGTTCGTGCTGGCCGCGGCAGTGACGATGGCCTTGGCGCTCGTGGCGGCCGCGCTGCTGGTGCCGCGGCTGGTGCACAGCCTGGAGCCGCCGGACCTCGACGAGGTCGCTGTCCATGACGGGCTCCCGCTCGACCACGTGTCCGGTGACGTCGACTATCCGGTGACACCTCCGGTCGGCGGTCCTCACGCCCAGCGCTGGCTGGAGTGTGGTGTCTATGACGAAGAGGTGCCCCCGGAGAACGCGGTGCACGCCCTCGAGCACGGCACGGTGTGGATCACCCATGAGCCCGGGTTGGGCTCGGGCGACGTGGCGCGGCTGGTCGACCAGCTGCCCGAGGAGGGGATCCTGTCGCCGTACGACGGACTGCCGGGCCCGGTGGTGGTGACCGTCTGGGGGCGCCAGCTCGTCCTGGACGGTGCCGACGACGAACGGCTCGGTCTCTTCCTGGCGGAGTATGGCGACGGGCACACCGCGCCCGAGCCCATGGCCTCCTGTCACGGCGGGGTGGACGCCGACGGCGGCACCGCGCGGCCCGCCTGA
- a CDS encoding YjbQ family protein, whose protein sequence is MESEVRTYGTGSDETVLDLTRDAAQFVAARGDGLLHLFVPHATAGLAILETGAGSDDDLLAALGDLLPADDRWRHRHGSPGHGRSHVMPALISPSCSVPVLSGQLALGTWQSICLVDLNVDNPERQVRFSFLAG, encoded by the coding sequence GTGGAGTCCGAAGTCCGAACCTATGGCACCGGGTCCGACGAGACCGTGCTCGACCTGACTCGTGACGCAGCTCAGTTCGTCGCTGCGCGAGGCGACGGGCTGCTGCACCTGTTCGTCCCGCACGCAACGGCCGGGCTGGCGATCCTGGAGACCGGGGCGGGCTCCGACGACGACCTCCTGGCGGCGCTGGGCGACCTCTTGCCGGCCGACGACCGGTGGCGGCACCGCCACGGTTCGCCCGGCCACGGACGGTCGCACGTGATGCCGGCGCTGATCTCTCCCTCGTGCTCGGTGCCGGTGCTGTCGGGACAGCTGGCCCTGGGCACCTGGCAGAGCATCTGCCTGGTCGACCTCAACGTCGACAACCCCGAGCGTCAGGTGCGGTTCTCGTTCCTGGCGGGGTGA
- a CDS encoding GNAT family N-acetyltransferase, producing MQTNEHGQAVGEPVEGWSPRSKPGGVTLAGVHVTAEPIGVQHSEALFAAVCGPGDESLWTYRPGPMPTNRQVFDDEVVRRLADHPDGATLAFVPAGGNASGFATFFPCVLTAGVVEISGVLLARGLQRTTAATEGIHLMLRHAFDDLGYRRVEWKCDSLNAPSARAAARFGFTHEGRFRQHMVTNGRNRDTDWFSMLDGEWPEVRTRHEQWLSPTNFDPQGQQVHRLQDLP from the coding sequence GTGCAGACGAACGAGCACGGCCAGGCCGTCGGTGAGCCGGTCGAGGGCTGGTCACCCAGGTCCAAGCCCGGGGGCGTGACGCTGGCAGGCGTCCACGTCACGGCCGAGCCGATCGGCGTCCAGCACTCCGAGGCGTTGTTCGCGGCAGTGTGCGGGCCGGGCGACGAATCCCTGTGGACCTACCGTCCCGGGCCCATGCCGACGAACCGCCAGGTCTTCGACGACGAGGTCGTACGGCGCCTGGCCGACCACCCGGACGGTGCGACATTGGCGTTCGTCCCCGCCGGCGGCAATGCGTCGGGCTTCGCGACCTTCTTCCCGTGCGTGCTGACCGCCGGCGTCGTCGAGATCTCGGGTGTCCTGCTCGCGCGTGGCCTGCAGCGGACGACGGCGGCGACCGAGGGGATCCACCTGATGCTGCGACACGCCTTCGACGACCTCGGCTATCGCCGGGTGGAGTGGAAGTGCGACTCCCTCAACGCGCCCTCCGCCCGGGCTGCTGCCCGCTTCGGGTTCACCCACGAGGGGCGCTTCCGGCAGCACATGGTGACCAACGGCCGCAACCGGGACACCGACTGGTTCTCGATGCTCGACGGCGAGTGGCCCGAGGTGCGGACGAGGCACGAGCAGTGGTTGTCACCGACGAACTTCGATCCACAGGGACAACAGGTGCACCGGCTGCAGGACCTGCCATAG
- a CDS encoding methyltransferase domain-containing protein: protein MAGDAFDEKLAQWNAWCEAPWGRLRFSVVRETLRRQAVALDAEGGGLRVLDVGGGDGRDALALAEAGHDVTIVDPAPRWLAQASRRAEALGVTARLHTVEGSLDDLPPFEEEFDLVLCHFVLHYRPSGGQDIERLAARLRPGGRLSVMAPNPSARVIMKLTREGPEAALAELSSDDFESATFTTTARKVTAGEVEGQMVAAGLRVVGRYAARVVNDYVSDDTLKEDPDYFAALERLELALCDQEPFVSLGGMWQVVAERAG, encoded by the coding sequence ATGGCGGGGGACGCGTTCGACGAGAAGCTGGCTCAGTGGAACGCGTGGTGCGAGGCCCCCTGGGGGCGGCTCCGTTTCTCGGTGGTGCGGGAGACGCTGCGTCGCCAGGCCGTGGCGTTGGACGCCGAGGGCGGCGGGCTGCGCGTGCTCGACGTGGGCGGGGGCGACGGGCGCGACGCGCTGGCGCTGGCCGAGGCCGGTCACGACGTCACGATCGTCGATCCCGCGCCCAGGTGGCTGGCGCAGGCGTCGCGCAGGGCCGAAGCCCTGGGAGTGACAGCGCGTCTCCACACGGTCGAGGGGTCCCTCGACGACCTGCCTCCCTTCGAGGAGGAGTTCGACCTGGTGCTGTGCCACTTCGTGCTGCACTACCGACCGTCCGGTGGGCAGGACATCGAGCGGCTCGCCGCTCGTCTCCGCCCCGGCGGCAGGCTGTCGGTGATGGCTCCGAACCCGTCCGCCCGCGTGATCATGAAGCTCACGCGCGAGGGTCCCGAGGCCGCGCTGGCGGAGCTCTCCTCCGATGACTTCGAGTCGGCCACCTTCACCACCACCGCTCGCAAGGTGACGGCGGGCGAGGTCGAGGGACAGATGGTCGCGGCCGGGCTCCGGGTGGTGGGGCGCTATGCCGCCCGCGTGGTCAACGACTACGTCAGCGACGACACGCTCAAGGAGGATCCGGACTACTTCGCGGCCCTGGAGCGGCTGGAGCTGGCGTTGTGCGACCAGGAGCCCTTCGTCAGCCTGGGAGGGATGTGGCAGGTGGTGGCGGAGCGCGCGGGGTGA